In Dehalococcoidia bacterium, one genomic interval encodes:
- a CDS encoding C-terminal binding protein — protein sequence MSFKVAQLVKTTFMPDYGQVFKEAGVDIEVVIKMCRTEEEVISTARDADGLLVAAALNVLSARVLRALPKCRFIQSIGVGYDGIDVAAATEQGIMVANIPHFNAEEVSDHTMALILACTRKIVALHEATKAGKWDSKFPLYILRNIWPDLARLRGQTLGLVGFGTIPQALVPKAKAFGIHLITYDPYASKSLCDSFGVDKVEHLGQLLAESDIVSLHTPLNEQTKGMMGMAQFEQMKRKAYLINTARGPVVDTQALHQALVKGLLAGAALDVTEPEPINIDNPLLKLDNVIITAHSAGASRQAIFDGCKVAGEEMINVLIKKQWPFGLVNPQVKEKYQEKWGR from the coding sequence ATGAGTTTTAAGGTAGCACAGCTTGTCAAAACAACCTTTATGCCCGATTATGGCCAGGTATTCAAAGAGGCCGGAGTAGACATCGAAGTAGTGATCAAGATGTGCCGCACTGAGGAGGAAGTGATCTCCACAGCCAGAGACGCTGATGGATTACTGGTCGCCGCCGCGCTTAATGTCCTCTCCGCCAGAGTGCTCCGAGCGCTTCCGAAATGTCGATTCATCCAGAGTATCGGGGTAGGGTATGACGGCATCGATGTGGCAGCGGCAACAGAGCAGGGCATTATGGTGGCCAACATCCCCCACTTCAATGCAGAAGAAGTTTCCGATCATACCATGGCCCTGATTCTGGCCTGCACGCGAAAGATCGTCGCTCTCCACGAAGCAACAAAGGCTGGCAAATGGGACAGCAAGTTTCCGCTTTACATTCTGCGAAATATCTGGCCCGATCTGGCACGCTTGCGGGGACAGACGCTCGGACTGGTGGGATTTGGAACAATCCCTCAGGCTCTGGTTCCCAAAGCGAAGGCCTTTGGAATACACCTGATCACCTATGACCCCTACGCCTCAAAGAGCCTCTGTGACTCATTCGGCGTCGACAAGGTGGAGCACTTGGGCCAGCTCCTTGCGGAATCGGATATAGTCTCGCTGCACACACCGCTTAACGAACAAACCAAGGGAATGATGGGTATGGCGCAGTTCGAACAAATGAAACGCAAGGCTTATCTGATCAATACCGCGCGAGGACCTGTGGTTGACACCCAGGCCCTCCATCAGGCTCTGGTCAAGGGCTTGCTGGCCGGAGCGGCCCTGGATGTGACAGAGCCGGAGCCCATAAACATCGATAACCCCCTGCTGAAGCTGGATAACGTCATTATCACCGCTCACAGCGCTGGGGCTTCACGGCAAGCCATCTTTGATGGCTGCAAGGTGGCAGGGGAAGAGATGATCAACGTGCTGATCAAGAAACAATGGCCCTTCGGCCTGGTGAATCCGCAAGTCAAAGAGAAGTACCAGGAAAAATGGGGAAGGTGA
- a CDS encoding Lrp/AsnC family transcriptional regulator, with translation MSEQVVREDLDEFDRLLIRELESDARKSYLNLAATLGTSNKTVRRRMQNLVDRGLVSFVTITDPHALGYLTLATLRITTAPGKVDAVATQLASLPNIQTIVATTGSCDIIASLPIRDFEELSDFIARDINSIPEITNTETVLVLKPFKHLSYAGGEAFHGDRRTNGYRLDPLDISLIGELELNPRESISQLAQKLGTSRATVSKKMQALRSQGIMRIVSIPDLDALGYKLWAMLQLKINPAKLDEVVDELARYPNVTHIVMLTGGFQLSVAATFKDRGDMCDFAMQKLGRIPGVVRYETTLNLKSYKRSFKLVAPQSTNGKQN, from the coding sequence ATGAGCGAACAAGTTGTGAGAGAGGATCTGGACGAATTTGATCGCTTGTTGATCAGAGAGTTGGAGAGCGACGCCAGAAAGAGTTATCTGAATCTGGCCGCAACGCTGGGCACGAGCAACAAGACAGTGCGCCGCCGGATGCAGAATTTAGTGGATAGGGGATTGGTATCCTTCGTTACCATAACCGATCCTCACGCTTTGGGATATCTGACACTGGCAACCCTCAGGATCACTACTGCTCCCGGCAAAGTGGATGCTGTGGCAACTCAACTGGCGTCCTTGCCGAACATCCAGACCATTGTTGCCACGACTGGAAGTTGCGATATCATAGCCTCTTTACCCATCCGAGACTTTGAGGAACTTTCAGATTTTATTGCCCGGGATATCAACAGCATCCCGGAGATCACTAACACTGAAACTGTGCTGGTCCTCAAGCCATTCAAACACTTATCGTATGCAGGCGGTGAGGCTTTCCATGGCGATCGCAGAACCAATGGCTATCGGCTGGATCCACTGGACATATCTTTGATCGGAGAGTTAGAGTTGAATCCCAGGGAAAGCATCTCACAACTGGCCCAAAAGCTGGGTACCAGCAGAGCCACTGTGAGTAAGAAGATGCAAGCGCTGCGCTCTCAAGGCATCATGCGTATTGTCAGCATCCCGGATCTGGATGCGCTGGGCTACAAACTATGGGCGATGCTGCAGCTGAAGATCAATCCCGCCAAACTCGATGAGGTTGTTGACGAACTCGCCCGCTATCCTAACGTCACCCACATTGTGATGCTCACCGGAGGGTTTCAGCTGAGCGTTGCGGCGACATTTAAAGACCGGGGTGACATGTGTGATTTTGCGATGCAAAAGCTGGGCCGGATTCCCGGGGTGGTTCGTTATGAAACAACCTTGAACTTGAAAAGTTACAAGCGTTCCTTCAAACTGGTTGCTCCGCAGAGCACTAACGGCAAGCAAAACTGA